The Clostridium sp. DL-VIII DNA window CCATTTATCAGATATCTTCATATGCCTTTTCCTTGCTAAATCTATTCTTCCCACCCATGTTAATAAAAAGTTTTCTTTTTTACCTTTTTCAAATATATTCTGGTTAACATAATCTAATATATCACTTAAGCATTGTTGCACCTCAAACGCTGAGTATGGTAGAAAAGTACTTTGACATCCTGCTTCCCTCTTTATATATTTTTCTCCATCAATAAGAACTTTTTCTTTAAAATTATAATCCTTATCATATAATAAATTGAATAAATCTTGTCTATTTTGAATTATAATTGCATGTGCTCCTATAATATATGGTTCTACCCATATAATAATTGTTGGTTTAACTATATCTCCATTTTTAAGCAATTCCATAAATTTTGCTTCAATTGGTATATTTCCAACTACAATGAAGTTATAATCGCATTGATTAAAAATTTCTATTCTATCCTCAATTACTGAAAATACATCTTGCTTTATACTTTCACAGTTCATATCTGGATAATGAGTTATAAGCTCACTTTTAATCGCATCTACTTTACTAATTCCAACATTTATTGCGCCACAATAATGTCTTGCGATATTATCCGTTGATAATGTTTCTTTATCTATTATCTTAAAATTATTTATTCCCAAGTCTACAAGATTTTTAATTAAATAACTTCCAATTGAACCACACCCAACTACAGATATCAATCTTTTAGTTTTTATATATCCATCTCCGCCTCTTTCATATATTCGTGTATGATTTAATTGACTCACACTAATCTTTTCTATTTTTTGACTTCCATTAACATTATAATATAAATATTTAGGAAAAATATTTATATTCCTTAAGCCTTTTACAGACTTACCTCTTTTATGTCTCCATCCTGCCAAACACATTTTATTATTTACTACTTGTGAAAATATAATTATATGTTCATCGTTATATTTTCTTAAATATTCTAAATATCTATTGAAATTCTTCTCTTTAGATAACAATTCAA harbors:
- a CDS encoding E2/UBC family protein translates to MMDVLLKEIEKYLDDNGYECIEIDNPDGKYLFIDININGNDIRLKCMFTHAFPYGFPKISILQEFYSKYGLLPHVDNDGVICTFDTNKVYPNFNKPKEAVLECIKKSEKILLDGINGNNREDFEEEFKAYWELESEIIGEVIFEPDDKDKILYCYTSKNRFIYLAEDEEKLKNYLKYAHIADIRKVKITKALYLPLENNWCCPPFPQNNKDIIELLSKEKNFNRYLEYLRKYNDEHIIIFSQVVNNKMCLAGWRHKRGKSVKGLRNINIFPKYLYYNVNGSQKIEKISVSQLNHTRIYERGGDGYIKTKRLISVVGCGSIGSYLIKNLVDLGINNFKIIDKETLSTDNIARHYCGAINVGISKVDAIKSELITHYPDMNCESIKQDVFSVIEDRIEIFNQCDYNFIVVGNIPIEAKFMELLKNGDIVKPTIIIWVEPYIIGAHAIIIQNRQDLFNLLYDKDYNFKEKVLIDGEKYIKREAGCQSTFLPYSAFEVQQCLSDILDYVNQNIFEKGKKENFLLTWVGRIDLARKRHMKISDKWIGSENRKLEIRRLN